Proteins encoded together in one Halorubellus sp. JP-L1 window:
- a CDS encoding AMP-binding protein produces MESLEDVSEVAFEPDRAFVESTNVYEFMQTYGMDDYDELIERTTTELAGEPASGVDWFWDEVVDYLDIEFYEDYDSVRDDSDGPQFTDWYPGGELNLAHNVVDRWAAPDSERRNKVATIWEGEDGEVREVTYHELHRQSNMVANYLESVGVGTGDTVGLYMPMVPEVTSILYGCFKVGVIAVPIFSGFGVDATATRIADSECSVLFTGDGFYRRGGEVTLKDAADEAIEEAGHVEHTVVYERLGLVDSDDESIAWTSRDETWADAVETRDDAYDSKSLDSDQESMLLYSSGTTGKPKGIVHTHAGVQVQCAKELYFGFDVKPSDRFFWVSDIGWMMGPWTLIGNHSFGGTIFMYEGAPDHPEPDRFWEMIDRHGLTQFGISPTAIRALRKHGDEWLEGHDLSSLRILGSTGEPWDPESWQWFLDEVGGGEAPIINISGGTEICGCFLMPMPINDLKPCTLGGPGLGMDIDVVDQNGESIRDSNERGFLVARDSCPSMTKSLWSGDERYLDEYWSSWEDLWDHGDWAQMDADGFWFLHGRADDALNVAGRKVGPAEVEGALMEHDAVNQAAAVGAPDDTTGTAVVTYVVLEDGFEESDDLRDELRAVVGEELGKPFRPREVLFVDEFPKTQSGKIIRRAIEGVYTGEELGDMSSIENPEALEEVENAR; encoded by the coding sequence ATGGAATCCCTCGAGGACGTGTCCGAGGTCGCGTTCGAACCCGACCGGGCGTTCGTGGAGTCGACGAACGTCTACGAGTTCATGCAGACCTACGGCATGGACGACTACGACGAACTGATCGAGCGAACGACGACGGAGCTGGCGGGAGAGCCCGCGAGCGGCGTCGACTGGTTCTGGGACGAGGTCGTCGACTACCTCGACATCGAGTTCTACGAGGACTACGATAGCGTCCGGGACGACTCGGATGGCCCGCAGTTCACGGACTGGTATCCCGGCGGCGAGTTGAATCTCGCGCACAACGTCGTCGATCGGTGGGCGGCGCCCGACAGCGAGCGCCGGAACAAGGTCGCGACGATCTGGGAGGGCGAGGACGGCGAGGTCCGCGAGGTGACCTATCACGAACTCCACCGGCAGTCGAACATGGTCGCGAACTACCTGGAGTCCGTCGGCGTCGGGACCGGCGACACCGTCGGGCTGTACATGCCGATGGTGCCGGAGGTGACGAGCATCCTCTACGGCTGCTTCAAGGTCGGCGTGATCGCGGTCCCGATCTTCTCCGGGTTCGGCGTGGACGCGACCGCGACCCGGATCGCGGACTCGGAGTGCTCGGTGCTGTTCACTGGCGACGGCTTCTATCGCCGCGGCGGCGAGGTGACGCTGAAGGACGCCGCCGACGAAGCGATCGAGGAGGCCGGACACGTGGAGCACACGGTCGTCTACGAGCGCCTGGGGCTCGTCGACAGCGACGACGAGTCCATCGCGTGGACGAGCCGCGACGAGACGTGGGCGGACGCCGTCGAGACGCGCGACGACGCGTACGACTCGAAGTCCCTCGACAGCGACCAGGAGTCGATGCTCCTGTACTCGTCGGGCACCACCGGGAAGCCCAAGGGCATCGTGCACACGCACGCAGGGGTCCAGGTGCAGTGCGCGAAGGAACTGTACTTCGGGTTCGACGTCAAGCCCAGCGACCGGTTCTTCTGGGTGAGCGACATCGGGTGGATGATGGGGCCGTGGACGCTCATCGGGAATCACTCGTTCGGCGGGACGATCTTCATGTACGAGGGCGCGCCCGACCACCCCGAGCCCGACCGGTTCTGGGAGATGATCGACCGGCACGGCCTGACGCAGTTCGGGATCTCGCCGACCGCGATCCGCGCGCTCCGCAAGCACGGCGACGAGTGGCTCGAGGGGCACGACCTCTCCTCGCTCCGCATTCTCGGGTCGACGGGCGAGCCGTGGGACCCCGAGAGCTGGCAGTGGTTCCTCGACGAGGTCGGCGGTGGCGAGGCCCCGATCATCAACATCTCCGGTGGGACGGAGATCTGTGGCTGCTTCCTGATGCCGATGCCAATCAACGACCTGAAGCCCTGTACGCTCGGCGGGCCCGGGCTCGGGATGGACATCGACGTCGTGGATCAGAACGGCGAGTCCATCAGGGACTCGAACGAGCGCGGGTTCCTCGTCGCCCGGGACTCCTGCCCGAGCATGACCAAGAGCCTGTGGAGCGGCGACGAGCGCTACCTCGACGAGTACTGGAGCAGCTGGGAGGACCTCTGGGATCACGGCGACTGGGCGCAGATGGACGCGGACGGCTTCTGGTTCCTCCACGGGCGCGCGGACGACGCCCTGAACGTGGCGGGTCGGAAGGTCGGCCCCGCGGAGGTCGAGGGTGCGCTCATGGAGCACGACGCCGTGAATCAGGCCGCGGCCGTCGGCGCGCCCGACGACACCACCGGGACCGCGGTCGTCACGTACGTCGTCCTCGAGGACGGGTTCGAGGAGTCCGACGACCTCCGCGACGAACTCCGCGCCGTCGTCGGCGAGGAACTCGGGAAGCCCTTCCGGCCGCGGGAGGTCCTGTTCGTCGACGAGTTCCCGAAGACCCAGAGCGGGAAGATCATCCGTCGCGCCATCGAGGGCGTCTACACTGGCGAGGAACTCGGCGACATGAGCAGCATAGAGAACCCCGAGGCGCTCGAGGAAGTGGAGAACGCTCGCTGA
- a CDS encoding ABC transporter substrate-binding protein has protein sequence MLGMVGGTAVAAALAGCSTILGDDDGAVADGDADVPDEPIQAGLQTYTEGAASVLGLQAQYGAEIAIQRINDAGGIAGREMELDVAHEADAAVENYTQFVDEGKDVTFGPISSGGHAALAPEVESQGVVNVGTDGTVTTLYEDTVPDPTYSFRFQNYDVMECVTAAREAVSRLGADNIDSIAGINPNYAFGQDEWKFFKLAIEKLVGDVEVTHEGFPDLLADDMSTHITQVNDTEPDVTFSSCWGGDVTTLMNQAAANDMFDNTQLVGSVLYSAVDELGQDVVEQAEAFSGSRNWYWDFPNGSRWSPNEDLFQEAQDQYDVVPTAHFMSGYGAVTAWATATEKAVQLTGGWPSQEQIARSLEDHGFHTPAGYHVMGSDHQGKSNAYSGRMEWDDDLGRAVLEDVNVFTPQEVAPPIGTDAEAWVNSW, from the coding sequence ATGCTGGGGATGGTAGGCGGGACCGCGGTCGCCGCGGCGCTCGCCGGCTGCAGCACGATCCTCGGCGACGACGACGGCGCTGTCGCCGACGGCGACGCCGACGTCCCGGACGAACCGATCCAGGCCGGGTTACAGACGTACACCGAGGGTGCGGCGTCGGTCCTCGGCCTCCAGGCCCAGTACGGCGCCGAGATCGCCATCCAGCGCATCAACGACGCCGGCGGTATCGCCGGACGGGAGATGGAACTGGACGTGGCGCACGAGGCGGACGCCGCCGTCGAGAACTACACGCAGTTCGTCGACGAGGGCAAGGACGTGACGTTCGGCCCGATCTCCAGCGGCGGGCACGCGGCGCTCGCCCCCGAGGTCGAGTCCCAGGGCGTCGTCAACGTCGGCACGGACGGCACGGTGACGACGCTGTACGAGGACACGGTCCCGGACCCAACGTACTCGTTCCGCTTCCAGAACTACGACGTGATGGAGTGCGTGACCGCCGCCCGCGAGGCCGTCTCGCGGCTCGGTGCGGACAACATCGACTCCATTGCGGGCATCAACCCGAACTACGCGTTCGGGCAGGACGAGTGGAAGTTCTTCAAGCTCGCCATCGAGAAGCTCGTCGGCGACGTCGAGGTCACTCACGAGGGGTTCCCGGACCTCCTCGCGGACGACATGTCCACGCACATCACGCAGGTGAACGACACCGAGCCGGACGTCACGTTCTCCAGTTGCTGGGGCGGCGACGTCACGACGCTCATGAACCAGGCCGCGGCGAACGACATGTTCGACAACACCCAACTCGTCGGGAGCGTCCTCTACAGCGCCGTCGACGAACTCGGGCAGGACGTCGTCGAGCAGGCCGAGGCGTTCTCGGGCAGCCGCAACTGGTACTGGGACTTCCCGAACGGGTCGCGCTGGAGTCCGAACGAAGACCTGTTCCAGGAGGCCCAGGACCAGTACGACGTCGTCCCGACCGCGCACTTCATGAGCGGGTACGGCGCGGTGACGGCGTGGGCGACCGCGACCGAGAAGGCCGTCCAGCTCACGGGCGGCTGGCCGTCCCAGGAGCAGATCGCGCGGTCGCTCGAGGACCACGGGTTCCACACGCCCGCGGGCTACCACGTGATGGGGTCGGACCACCAGGGCAAGTCCAACGCGTACTCCGGCCGGATGGAGTGGGACGACGACCTCGGACGGGCCGTCCTCGAGGACGTGAACGTCTTCACGCCCCAGGAGGTCGCACCCCCGATCGGCACGGACGCCGAAGCGTGGGTCAACAGCTGGTGA
- a CDS encoding branched-chain amino acid ABC transporter permease, whose amino-acid sequence MVVDVANFATHTLNGIQYGFILFLIASGLTIILGILDVLNLAHGELYAVGAYVAFSVYGYATGLVAAPEGVVGLAVFLVVALLAAAVAAAVLIPLGVLLEALFLRPLYGRDEVYQLVLTFGLLLILKDVNKFIWGPLPVRAGDVYSGINAIPAAEFVGLNFPTFKLVIIAVGALVVVGLFYFFNRTKMGRIIRATAIDREMATAIGVSTDRTFTLVFAMGAFFAGFAGAMALPQSQANLEMGANPLVLSFVVIVIGGLGSLRGAFVGAMLVGVLSRWAVWQYPPAEIAAPFAIMALILLVKPNGLFGTWGETA is encoded by the coding sequence ATGGTCGTCGACGTAGCGAACTTCGCGACGCACACGCTCAACGGCATCCAGTACGGGTTCATCCTGTTCCTCATAGCCTCGGGACTCACGATCATCCTGGGCATCCTGGACGTCCTCAACCTCGCGCACGGGGAGCTGTACGCCGTCGGGGCGTACGTCGCGTTCTCCGTGTACGGGTACGCCACCGGGCTGGTCGCGGCACCCGAGGGCGTCGTGGGGCTCGCCGTCTTCCTCGTGGTCGCGTTGCTCGCCGCTGCGGTCGCGGCCGCGGTCCTGATACCGCTCGGCGTACTCCTCGAAGCGCTGTTCCTCAGACCGCTCTACGGGCGAGACGAGGTGTACCAGCTCGTGCTCACGTTCGGACTCCTCCTGATACTCAAGGACGTCAACAAGTTCATCTGGGGGCCGCTGCCCGTCCGCGCTGGGGACGTCTACAGCGGCATCAACGCCATCCCGGCCGCCGAGTTCGTCGGCCTGAACTTCCCGACGTTCAAGCTCGTCATCATCGCCGTCGGGGCGCTCGTCGTCGTCGGGCTGTTCTACTTCTTCAACCGGACGAAGATGGGTCGCATCATCAGGGCGACCGCGATCGACCGCGAGATGGCGACCGCGATCGGCGTGAGCACCGACCGGACGTTCACGCTCGTGTTCGCGATGGGCGCGTTCTTCGCCGGATTCGCCGGCGCGATGGCGCTCCCCCAGAGCCAGGCGAACCTCGAGATGGGCGCGAACCCGCTCGTGTTGTCGTTCGTCGTCATCGTCATCGGCGGCCTCGGGAGTCTCCGAGGTGCGTTCGTCGGCGCGATGCTCGTCGGCGTCCTCAGCCGGTGGGCGGTCTGGCAGTATCCGCCGGCGGAGATCGCCGCGCCGTTCGCGATCATGGCGCTCATCCTGCTCGTGAAACCGAACGGCCTGTTCGGGACGTGGGGTGAGACGGCGTGA
- a CDS encoding branched-chain amino acid ABC transporter permease has translation MTDHPSTADDPRPLEAWGRSSYLPSTTTHDGERYVRVTRGMVLTPLRVVGWLALLVLFVAVPDIASLSSSIQLRVLHQGVLFGLAAVGLNVLLRHTKLVSFGHAAFFGTGAYTAGVLATHFDVTSMILLLAAATLIGTLMAGVIGFLSLRHTGLYFSLLTLAFGQLLYAIAQGQSYVGGSDGISVRPGDANQATLLGADLAPDVYAVVVYYLTVLVVVVALFVMWRIVNSPFGNALDAIGQDRTRAQFIGIPVRRYVLAAFVLSGVYGALAGGMYGLVQQHVRPESTLYFLRSGEILFMAILGGFGTLIGPLVGGIVLVFLQDVGQDFTNYFDALTGLVLVLLVFGFPRGIVGSLQSGSPLRDRAGALVDDPSVAGDWVQDGADALVAALSRAKRNLVVLVFGVR, from the coding sequence GTGACCGACCACCCGTCCACCGCCGACGACCCGCGGCCGCTCGAGGCGTGGGGGCGCAGCAGCTACTTGCCGTCCACGACCACGCACGACGGCGAGCGGTACGTGCGCGTCACCCGCGGGATGGTGCTGACGCCGCTCCGCGTCGTCGGCTGGCTCGCGCTGCTCGTGCTGTTCGTCGCCGTCCCGGACATCGCGTCGCTCTCGTCGAGTATCCAACTCCGCGTGCTCCACCAGGGCGTCCTGTTCGGGCTCGCCGCCGTCGGCCTGAACGTCCTGCTCCGGCACACGAAGCTCGTTTCGTTCGGGCACGCGGCGTTCTTCGGGACGGGCGCGTACACTGCGGGCGTGCTCGCGACGCACTTCGACGTGACGAGCATGATCCTGTTGCTCGCCGCGGCGACGCTCATCGGGACGCTGATGGCGGGCGTCATCGGGTTCCTCTCGCTTCGCCACACCGGCCTGTACTTCTCGCTGCTGACGCTCGCGTTCGGCCAGCTCCTGTACGCGATCGCGCAAGGACAGAGCTACGTCGGCGGGAGCGACGGCATCTCCGTCAGGCCCGGCGACGCGAACCAGGCGACGCTGCTCGGTGCGGACCTCGCGCCGGACGTGTACGCCGTCGTCGTCTACTACCTGACGGTGCTCGTCGTCGTCGTCGCGCTGTTCGTGATGTGGCGGATCGTGAACTCGCCGTTCGGGAACGCGCTCGACGCCATCGGGCAAGACCGAACGCGCGCCCAGTTCATCGGTATTCCCGTGCGGCGGTACGTCCTGGCGGCGTTCGTGCTCTCGGGCGTCTACGGCGCTCTCGCCGGTGGCATGTACGGACTCGTCCAGCAGCACGTCCGCCCGGAGTCGACGCTGTACTTCCTCCGGTCGGGAGAGATCCTGTTCATGGCGATCCTCGGCGGGTTCGGGACCCTGATCGGGCCGCTCGTCGGCGGGATCGTGCTCGTGTTCCTGCAGGACGTCGGCCAGGACTTCACGAACTACTTCGACGCGCTCACCGGCCTCGTGCTGGTCCTGCTCGTGTTCGGGTTCCCACGGGGCATCGTCGGCTCGCTCCAGTCCGGGAGTCCGCTCCGCGACCGCGCCGGGGCGCTCGTCGACGACCCGTCGGTCGCCGGCGACTGGGTCCAGGACGGCGCCGACGCGCTCGTCGCCGCGCTCTCGCGCGCGAAACGCAACCTCGTCGTACTCGTGTTCGGGGTGCGATAA
- a CDS encoding ABC transporter ATP-binding protein, giving the protein MLEARNLRKAFGQLVATDDVDVEFGREDGEMVFIVGPNGAGKTTLVNLLTGLLEPDEGSVVLHRTDDDGEETSVDITDMAPEERVKAGVVRSFQVVHVFEEMTVRENLRTAVLSEQGLLGSAFSFSDEHEGVEAIVEDLLERFRLDDQQHVVADTLPHGDRKLLDVAMSFGLDPDVLLLDEPTSGVSAQETDYVMETIVNVSKAEDVTTVAIEHDMDIVSEHADRVIALHQGAVLGEGDASILETDDELRRVLLGVEA; this is encoded by the coding sequence ATGCTGGAAGCACGCAACCTCCGTAAGGCGTTCGGCCAGCTCGTCGCGACCGACGACGTCGACGTCGAGTTCGGTCGCGAGGACGGCGAGATGGTGTTCATCGTCGGCCCGAACGGCGCCGGCAAGACCACGCTCGTCAACCTCCTCACGGGACTGCTGGAGCCCGACGAGGGGAGCGTCGTCCTCCATCGGACGGACGACGACGGCGAGGAGACGTCCGTGGACATCACGGACATGGCGCCCGAGGAGCGCGTGAAGGCCGGCGTCGTCCGGAGCTTCCAGGTCGTCCACGTGTTCGAGGAGATGACCGTCAGGGAGAACCTGCGGACGGCGGTGCTCTCCGAGCAGGGGCTGCTCGGGAGCGCGTTCAGCTTCAGCGACGAACACGAGGGCGTCGAGGCGATAGTCGAAGACCTCCTCGAGCGCTTCCGGCTCGACGACCAGCAGCACGTCGTCGCGGACACGCTCCCGCACGGCGACCGGAAACTGCTCGACGTCGCGATGTCGTTCGGACTCGACCCGGACGTCCTCCTGCTCGACGAGCCGACCTCGGGCGTGTCCGCACAGGAGACCGACTACGTCATGGAGACCATCGTGAACGTGAGCAAAGCCGAGGACGTGACGACAGTCGCCATCGAGCACGACATGGACATCGTCAGCGAGCACGCCGACCGCGTCATCGCGCTCCACCAGGGCGCCGTGCTCGGCGAGGGCGACGCGTCGATACTCGAGACGGACGACGAACTGCGCCGCGTCCTCCTGGGGGTCGAAGCATGA
- a CDS encoding ABC transporter ATP-binding protein: MSDEPLLSVRGLDAAVAGFQVTDDVDLDVESGQAIGLVGRNGAGKTTTFRGIMGLTEVRGGSVRFKGEELTALRPEVVPRRGIGYQPEDRKLFTGMTIEENFRLPIWTSGDARGVTDEDAVVESVFDLLDELDDRRDELVENLSGGQAKMVAIGRALCLQPDLLILDEPLEGLAPIIVERLKGYIEDINDQGIAVLIAESNVTHVPEVVDELYVIERGEIVDSGDPTEIVQQEEIQRLMQGSGQ; this comes from the coding sequence ATGAGCGACGAACCGCTCCTCAGCGTCCGGGGACTCGACGCCGCCGTCGCCGGCTTCCAGGTGACCGACGACGTCGACCTCGACGTCGAGTCCGGGCAGGCGATCGGGCTCGTCGGCCGGAACGGCGCCGGGAAGACGACGACGTTCCGGGGCATCATGGGCCTCACCGAGGTCCGCGGCGGCTCGGTCCGGTTCAAGGGCGAGGAGCTCACCGCGCTCCGACCCGAGGTCGTTCCGCGCCGCGGCATCGGCTACCAGCCAGAGGACCGCAAGCTGTTCACGGGGATGACCATAGAGGAGAACTTCCGACTCCCGATCTGGACGTCGGGCGACGCTCGCGGGGTGACCGACGAGGACGCCGTCGTCGAGAGCGTGTTCGACCTGCTGGACGAACTCGACGACCGCCGGGACGAACTCGTCGAGAACCTCAGCGGCGGTCAGGCGAAGATGGTCGCGATCGGTCGCGCGCTCTGCCTCCAGCCCGACCTCCTCATCCTCGACGAGCCCCTGGAGGGGCTCGCGCCCATCATCGTCGAACGCCTCAAGGGCTACATCGAGGACATCAACGATCAGGGCATCGCGGTCCTGATCGCCGAATCGAACGTCACGCACGTCCCGGAGGTCGTCGACGAGCTCTACGTGATCGAACGCGGCGAGATCGTCGACAGCGGCGACCCGACGGAGATCGTCCAGCAGGAGGAGATACAGCGACTGATGCAGGGCAGCGGCCAGTAA
- a CDS encoding helix-turn-helix domain-containing protein — protein sequence MISLQMDMVQYDCPYIDTTVENDVSFYTRQWDFDHEREELETRIVVDGDDRGAVDNGLGTLRDHPNMRGYDLLRRDGDIALIRSRIGQTNAMEVIRDRGGYITGPFEIVAGSEIWNVGFDREGVANGALSALERNNDFTVESRESMALEDYYDLMRNVDPATSLLDGCRELSTTERETLRAAVADGYFETPRDATLSTLAETFGVSKMAVSKNLRRGERKLLGRVMDAIEEIDVEDE from the coding sequence ATGATATCACTCCAGATGGACATGGTCCAGTACGACTGTCCGTACATCGACACGACAGTCGAGAACGACGTGTCTTTCTACACTCGCCAGTGGGACTTCGACCACGAGCGCGAGGAACTGGAGACGCGGATCGTCGTCGACGGCGACGACCGGGGCGCGGTCGACAACGGCCTCGGCACGCTCCGCGACCACCCGAACATGCGCGGGTACGACCTGCTTCGGCGCGACGGCGACATCGCACTCATCCGCTCGCGCATCGGCCAGACGAACGCGATGGAGGTCATCCGCGACCGCGGCGGCTACATCACGGGACCCTTCGAGATCGTAGCAGGGAGCGAGATCTGGAACGTCGGCTTCGACCGCGAGGGCGTCGCCAACGGCGCGCTGAGTGCGCTCGAACGCAACAACGACTTCACCGTGGAGTCCCGGGAGTCGATGGCGCTCGAGGACTACTACGACCTGATGCGGAACGTCGACCCAGCCACGTCGCTGCTCGACGGCTGCCGCGAGCTCTCGACGACCGAGCGGGAGACGCTGCGGGCCGCCGTCGCCGACGGCTACTTCGAGACGCCCCGCGACGCGACGCTGTCGACGCTCGCGGAGACGTTCGGGGTGTCGAAGATGGCGGTCTCGAAGAACCTGCGCCGGGGCGAACGGAAGCTCCTCGGGCGCGTGATGGACGCGATCGAGGAGATCGACGTCGAAGACGAGTAG
- a CDS encoding SDR family oxidoreductase codes for MTESPSHDRLTVDEITDDDVLFVDDEHFSRENVCIVTGAGSGIGRATALAVAANGLTVLATDVDEDGLAETTAEAEALDVDGRIETTVADLTRDADLDRIVEDAAASGTVRYLANVAGLQHIDAIEDFPMEKYDQMHDVMLRAPIALSKRTIPHVRGTDDGVGAVGNMASVHGHYVTADKVGYNVSKFGLRGLTQSIAAEGGAGLRSFSISTGYVKTPLVTDQIPDTADQRGISVDEVIEDVMLGQSRVKEMMEPVDVANLFVFGFSTHGDHLNGGDLLFDGGMTLTYE; via the coding sequence ATGACAGAGAGCCCATCTCACGACCGGTTGACGGTCGACGAGATCACCGACGACGACGTGCTGTTCGTCGACGACGAGCACTTCTCGCGCGAGAACGTCTGCATCGTCACTGGCGCCGGCTCCGGCATCGGACGGGCGACTGCGCTCGCCGTCGCCGCGAACGGCCTCACCGTCCTCGCGACCGACGTCGACGAGGACGGACTCGCCGAGACGACCGCCGAAGCCGAGGCCCTCGACGTCGACGGACGTATCGAGACGACGGTCGCCGATCTCACCAGGGACGCCGACCTCGACCGGATCGTCGAGGACGCCGCCGCCAGCGGGACCGTCCGGTACCTCGCGAACGTCGCCGGCCTCCAGCACATCGACGCCATCGAGGACTTCCCGATGGAGAAGTACGACCAGATGCACGACGTCATGCTCCGGGCGCCCATCGCGCTCTCGAAACGCACCATCCCGCACGTCCGGGGGACCGACGACGGCGTCGGCGCCGTCGGCAACATGGCGTCCGTCCACGGCCACTACGTCACCGCCGACAAGGTCGGGTACAACGTCTCGAAGTTCGGTCTCCGCGGCCTCACGCAGTCCATCGCGGCCGAGGGCGGGGCGGGCCTCCGGTCGTTCTCCATCAGCACCGGGTACGTGAAGACCCCGCTCGTCACCGACCAGATACCCGATACCGCCGACCAGCGCGGCATCTCCGTCGACGAGGTCATCGAGGACGTCATGCTCGGGCAGTCCCGCGTGAAGGAGATGATGGAGCCCGTCGACGTCGCGAACCTCTTCGTCTTCGGGTTCTCGACGCACGGCGACCACCTCAACGGCGGAGACCTCCTGTTCGACGGCGGCATGACGCTCACCTACGAGTAG
- a CDS encoding PQQ-binding-like beta-propeller repeat protein: MNENVSRRRLLQAGTLAGIAGLAGCSSLTGSGSGDLEATAVGAGSSWATDRGNTQRTGHAWGTALEAEPTVAWTQEADGDSLTAIDGKVFTAGDGFAALDAASGEPKWRVSESETFENGGGQQPTVVGDTVVQTTSGSSTEGAVYAFDAETGDRLWAHEVAEIHHAPLVVDGTVYVSPHRELYAWDLESGEEKWTLDTGGAVSAIGDTVYFADRKSKLFELDPSSGSKNLLHETTILEPSYVDETVYHFSASYEQLVATDLSSGDASWTFDLDTLDHTRHAIAGDLVLAGTHGGELYAIDREDGSERWTATTSGAFRTPIVVRDTVYLATADGAVVALSLDDGSERWQKDLGDGWVGSPAYANGTLYVVHDGEVKALESN, translated from the coding sequence GTGAACGAGAATGTTTCTCGACGGCGGCTCCTGCAGGCTGGAACACTCGCTGGCATCGCCGGCCTCGCCGGCTGCAGTTCATTGACCGGGAGTGGGAGTGGCGATCTGGAAGCGACGGCGGTCGGTGCGGGCTCGTCGTGGGCGACGGACAGGGGGAACACCCAGCGCACGGGACACGCCTGGGGGACGGCCCTCGAAGCTGAACCGACGGTCGCGTGGACGCAGGAGGCGGACGGAGATTCCCTCACAGCCATCGACGGCAAGGTGTTCACCGCCGGTGACGGGTTCGCGGCGCTCGACGCGGCCAGTGGGGAGCCGAAGTGGCGCGTGAGCGAATCGGAGACGTTCGAGAACGGCGGCGGGCAACAGCCGACGGTCGTCGGCGATACCGTCGTGCAGACGACCTCCGGTTCGAGCACGGAGGGGGCCGTCTACGCGTTCGACGCCGAGACCGGTGACCGTCTCTGGGCGCACGAGGTGGCGGAGATCCATCACGCACCTCTCGTCGTCGACGGCACCGTCTACGTATCGCCCCACAGGGAACTGTACGCGTGGGACCTGGAATCGGGCGAAGAGAAGTGGACGCTCGACACGGGCGGTGCAGTGTCCGCCATCGGCGACACCGTCTACTTCGCCGACCGAAAGAGCAAACTGTTCGAACTGGACCCGAGCTCCGGCAGCAAGAACCTCCTTCACGAGACGACGATACTCGAGCCCAGTTACGTCGACGAGACGGTCTATCACTTCTCCGCGTCATACGAACAACTGGTCGCCACGGACCTGTCGAGCGGCGACGCCAGCTGGACGTTCGACCTCGACACCCTCGATCACACGCGTCACGCTATCGCGGGCGACCTCGTCCTCGCCGGCACCCACGGAGGGGAACTGTACGCGATCGACCGCGAAGACGGGAGCGAGCGATGGACGGCGACGACGTCGGGCGCCTTCCGGACGCCGATCGTGGTCCGGGACACGGTCTACCTGGCGACCGCCGACGGCGCAGTCGTCGCGCTCTCGCTCGACGACGGGAGCGAGCGATGGCAGAAGGATCTCGGTGACGGATGGGTGGGTTCGCCCGCGTACGCGAACGGAACGCTCTACGTCGTGCACGACGGCGAAGTGAAGGCACTGGAGTCGAACTGA
- a CDS encoding PH domain-containing protein: MTEDTHTKFLTDRDEDTFGGEDVAVGTPATTLVLGYLAVTVLVGGFVGTYLYSNPELFGEQGYARLAGLVVLALTVVGLVRLAIKYVVLHRTQYVVTSDSVRRQYRLAYREQSRELPLHMIRGVELSRSRTQALLGYGTISFLAVGSNRGIGYVEFDNAAEPERLQSAVLELLEKQRADAQGDGANAAGGRRQAASANAATADSASTSADGTESAPASTVTDADSAPNDSGDAFEDDPLSDAGDDARRPVSGNDDSRQSAEPDARDD, encoded by the coding sequence ATGACAGAAGACACTCACACCAAGTTCCTGACGGACCGAGACGAAGACACCTTCGGCGGCGAGGACGTCGCCGTCGGCACGCCCGCGACGACGCTCGTCCTCGGGTACCTCGCGGTGACGGTACTCGTCGGCGGGTTCGTCGGCACGTACCTCTACTCGAACCCCGAGCTCTTCGGCGAGCAGGGGTACGCGCGACTCGCGGGCCTGGTCGTCCTCGCGCTCACCGTCGTCGGCCTCGTCCGCCTCGCGATCAAGTACGTCGTCCTGCACCGCACGCAGTACGTCGTGACGTCGGACAGCGTCCGCCGCCAGTACCGGCTCGCGTACCGCGAGCAATCCAGGGAACTCCCGCTGCACATGATCCGCGGCGTCGAGCTGTCACGGAGTCGCACGCAGGCGTTGCTCGGGTACGGGACCATCTCGTTCCTCGCCGTCGGCTCCAATCGCGGCATCGGCTACGTCGAGTTCGACAACGCCGCCGAACCCGAACGCCTCCAGTCCGCCGTCCTCGAACTCCTGGAGAAGCAACGGGCGGACGCTCAGGGCGACGGCGCGAACGCGGCGGGCGGACGCCGCCAGGCCGCCAGTGCGAACGCAGCCACCGCGGACAGTGCCTCGACGTCCGCTGACGGCACGGAGAGCGCGCCCGCCAGCACGGTCACCGACGCCGACTCGGCCCCGAACGACAGCGGTGACGCGTTCGAGGACGACCCGCTCTCGGACGCCGGCGACGACGCCCGCCGGCCAGTCTCCGGGAACGACGACTCGCGCCAGTCCGCCGAACCCGACGCTCGCGACGACTGA